The region TCTGCGGGTTCCAGTTTCCTGTTGCCGCTGGTATAATAGGCGAAAAAATGAGCCCTGTTGCAGGGTGTATAGCGGCAGACCTTGCCGGTGCGGCGCTTGGGACGCTCTTTGCTGGCGCCTTTCTTGTGCCCCTTGCAGGGATACATGCAACAATAATAGTAGTGATATCCCTAAAGATAATCAGCAGCATGTCACTGCTTTTCAGTAAAAAGATATAATATTTTAAAAAGGTCTGCCATGAAAAAACTCTATACAAGAAAGGAATTTATCAGGAGAGCCTGCTTATGCACAGGGGCCACCCTCTTCTTTTTTGACAGCACCTTCTCAAATGGAGCAGAACAGGGGGCCAAGAAAGCTAAAAGCATCAGGGGAACCCTATTCAGGGGTGATGCCCCTGATAAACCATGGAAATGGTCGATTGAGGCAAAATACTATGAAAAAAAGGGCAGGGACACAATCTGCCTCCTGTGCCCCAACCGCTGTTATCTTAAGCCCGGTGACCGGAGTGTTTGCAGGTCAAGGGTAAATATTGGAGGTAAATTATATTCGCTTGCCTATGGGAACCCATGCTCTATTCATGTGGACCCGATTGAAAAAAAGCCCCTTAACCATTTTCACCCTGGCTCTTCTGTATTTTCCATAGCTGCTACCGGCTGCAACCTAAGGTGCCTCAACTGCCAGAACTGGGAGATCTCCCAGAAGAGGCCCGAGGATGTTACTCATGGTGAACTCTTCCCAAAGGAAGTTGTTGCATCGGCAAAAAAGAAGCAGGCGCCATCCATAGCATTTACCTATTCAGAGGCAATCACCTATTATGAATATATGTTTGACACAGCCAGGCTTGCAAGAGATGCAGGGATAAAGAGCATCCTTGTTTCAAACGGCTATATAAATGATAAACCGCTGATTGAACTCGCCCCTTTCATTGACGGGGCAAATATAAACCTGAAATCCTTTGATAATAACATCTATATGGTTTTAAACGGCGGCACCCTTGCCCCTGTCTTAAACACCCTTAAGAGGCTTAAGGAAAATAATGTCTGGTTTGAGATAACTACCCTTGTGGTGCCCACCTATATTGATGACCCTGACATGATCAAGAGGATGTGTGGATGGATACTTAAGGAGCTGGGGGCTGATTACCCGCTCCATTTTTCAAGGTTCTTTCCCAATTACAGGCTTAACAGGCTCCCACCTACCCCTGTCTCACAGCTTGAGGAGTTCAGGAACCTGGCAAGAAAAGAGGGGCTGCACTATGTTTACCTCGGTAATGTCCCGGCCCATGAAGGGAACAACACCTACTGCCATAACTGCGGTAAATTATTGATTGAGCGGACAGGGTATACAATCGGTAAAATAGATATTACAAAGGGCAAGTGTATCCACTGCGGTACGCTGATACCTGGAAGATGGTCTGCATAGGTAACGTCCGTTGATAAGCCTAATAAATTATTCATCACAGAGATACCCGCTGGATTATACACGACCATGCCCGGCCGCACTCAAGGGCTTACAACGGTTTTCACACCAATAAAGGATGTGCCATACCACAGACCCAGGAATATATTCATGAATATATTTCAGGGCAAACAGTTAAAAAGAAATTTATATATAACCTGATACAAACGGCTGTTAATCAAGCAATATTGGGAGCCATTCAAGGACACCCTTAGCACTGACATTAATGTAGCCTGTTTTGGTAACAATATCGTTTTCACCTGATCCTGTTACTGTAAGGTTCACTGTATATCTCCCTTTATTGACATAAGTATGGATTGGGTTCTGTTCAATACTTGTTGACATATCTCCAAAATCCCACTCCCAACCATAGATTTCACCCGATGAAGTATCTGTGAAAGTTACTTCAAGTGGGCTGTTACCTTTCTATGGAGCTGCATAAAAATCTGCGGTAAGCGCCGAAGGATCAAAATCTGATATCAACTTACAAACAGAAGCCAACATTTTTAGCAATAAGACGCAGAGCGTCAAATCAGGATGTTCCCACGGCGGACCGTGGGAACAAGACTAACACCTCCCCTGCGAAAAACAAATGGATTCCCGTCTTCAGGGAATGACGTTGAATGTATGGATTTCTGAAGCAGTTAAATAATGCATCACATATATGGTGAATTATTTTTATTTCTGCTATATTGACCCCCGCTTAATTATCGGCATATGCCTTTTTTATTCAAAATAATGGATGGTTCATAATGATATACCTCTTTAAACTTTTATCTTACCTGAAGAATTACACCCGTCACATGGTTATCTCCATGCTGTTTCTAATCATGTCAGTAATCTTCACCATGATACAGCCAAAGCTTATTGAGTGGGTTATTGATCAGGGCATAGGTGCAGGGGTAGCAAAAAATATTATCTATGGGGCAGCAGGGATACTTATTACAGGGCTTATTGGTAATGCGGCAAACCTTTTTAGCGGGTTTTCGCTCATAAAGGCCGGACAGGGTTTAAGCCATGAGATAAGGGGCGACCTCTTCCGCAAAATTGTCTCCTTTTCATTTATTAATTTTGATAAATGGCGCACAGGCGAGCTGATGGTAAGGCTTAATTCCGATGTCAACACTGTACGTATGTTTATCAGGATGGGCCTCTTTATGATCGTCCAGTCAGTTGTGACAATATTCAGCAGTATTCTCTTCATGTTTATTACAGATGTGAGGCTTGCCACAATCATGTCCATTATTATGGGCGGGACCCTCGTACTGTCTCTGGTCTTTGTAAGCATTATGCGCCCCCTTTTCATGAAGATGAGGGTAAAACTGGATGAGCTGAATAACACACTTCAGGAAAACCTTGCAGGGGCAAAGGTGGTAAGGGCATTTAACAGGCAGGTATTGGAGAAGGATAAGTTCAGCGTTAAAAACCGTGATATATTTCTGATAACCCTTAAAATAGGCTATCTCTTTGCGACATTCATGCCCTTTATGCTCTTTCTGGGGAATATGTCAGTCACCCTTATACTGTGGATAGGAGGGGCCGAGATTATCAGGAACCACCTGGCCGCAGCATCAGGCTTTACACTGGGGCAGTTGACCGCATTCAACAACTACGCAATGATGTCTATCTTCCCCCTGGTCATGCTTGGCATGGTCCTGAATTTTATCTCAATGGCGAGCGCATCAGCAGAAAGGATATTTAAACTCATGCAGGAGCTCCCCGGCATTGATACCCCTGATGCCCCTTTCCCTGCTGATAATATAAGAGGCGGCATTGAGTTTAACGGGGTCTCCTTCGGGTATGGTGAAGGCGAGGATGCACTTATTGATATCAATATCCGGATCGCACCGGGGGAAAAGGTGGGCATCATTGGCGGTACAGGGAGCGGTAAATCAAGTCTGGCAGGGCTCATTCCCAGGCTCTATGACCCGAGGCATGGGGAAATACTTATTGATGGTGTTGATGTTAAAAAATATGACCCTTCGGAATTGAGGAAAAAGATAGGCATTGTCCTTCAGGACCCAGTACTTTTTTCAGGCGGTATCATGGAGAATATCCTTTATGGCAGACCTGATGGAGATCAGGTAGTTGCCGAAAGGGCCGCAGGTATAGCCCAGGCCATTTCGTTTATATCGGAAAAGGGGTGGGATACTGGCATAGGTGAAAGGGGCGCCGGGCTCTCAGGCGGGCAGCGTCAGAGGGTGGCAATCGCAAGGACCATTGCTGCTGACCCTAAGATAATCATACTCGATGATGTCACCTCATCCCTTGATCTTGATACAGAAAGAAAGGTCACACGCGGTATTTATGATGAGCTTAAGGGGGCCACTGTTATTATTATAAGTCAGAAGATAAAGACCATTAAGGAAAGCGACTGGATCATTGTAATGGATAAGGGCAGGATAACAGGAAAAGGCACACATGAAGAACTTCTTGTCAGCAATGATATCTACAGAAAGATCGCTGAGACGCAGAATGAATATATACAGTAGGTGAGTTGAGGAGCCGGTTGAATGGAAGAAAAGACTAATATAAAAAAGAAAAGACCCCCTGCTGCTGGCCCTGGCCCAAGGCCGGGTGTAATAGAATCAGCAAAAGATGTAAAAGGCGCATTTAAAAGACTCATTGCCTATTTCGGGACACAGAGGTTTTTACTGGTTATTTCCGCCATAATCATATTTGTAAGCGTATTTTTAGGTGTGGCAGGCCCGGCTGTGCTTGGCAGGGCAATAACAGAATACCTGGAAAGGGCGCCCAATCTTACGCTCTTTTTGAGGCAGGTGATTATCCTCATTATAATATATGCCGGGGCATGGATCACAGAGGCATTCACAAGGATAGTCCTTATCCGGGCATCTAACAATATCATATTCAGGATGCGGCAGGATGCATTCAACCACATCCAGGGGCTCTCCATGTCATACTTTGACATGGAGGATGTGGGAGAGATCATGTCACGCCTTACCAATGATATTGAGGCCATTGAACAGGGCGTTAACAATGTGTTCAGTGAAGGTCTGAGGGGTCTTTTAAGCGTGATCATGACGCTCGCGGCCATGCTTATGCTCAATATCAGGCTCACGATTGTTGTTGTTGCGACCGTTCCTGTAATGGCCTTTGTTGCCGCAACAATAGGGATCAGGGTAAGAAAGGCATTCAGGGTAAACCAGCAAAAGATAGCAGACCTGAACAGCAAGGTTGAAGAATCCATATCAGGTGTAAAGGTTATAAAGACATTCGGTATGGAGAAAAGGGAGATAGAGGATTTTGAAAGGGTGAGCATTGAGGCAAGGGATGCGGGCACCATTGCAGAGATGATTTCCCATATCTTTATGCCTGTAATGCAGCTCATAACCACATTAATACTTGCCCTGCTTGTTGGTATTGGCGGGTATCTTGTATTAAAAAACAGCACGGTCTTCTCCATAGGACTGCTTACCAGCTTTATAATGTACTCAAGGAATTTCCTCTGGCCTATACAGCAGATCACAGCAATCTATAATGTTATACAGTCTGCACTTGCAGGGGCAGAAAGGGTCTTTGAGATACTGGATACAAAACCTGCCATAGTTGAAAAGCCTGAGTCTGTCCCATTCAGCGAGGGGGATATAGTTTTTAAAGATGTATCTTTTTCCTATGTGGAAGGTAAGCCTGTGCTTGAGGATATAAACCTTACTGTGCCTCACGGAAGCGCCATAGCAATAGTAGGGCCCACAGGCGCAGGGAAGACCACACTCATTAACCTTCTTGGCAGGTTCTATGATGTAAAGAGCGGGGCTATCACCATAAACAATACAGATCTTCGCGATATGGAAATAGGCTCTTTAAGGTCATCCCTTGGGGTTGTGCTTCAGGAGCCATTCTTTTTTGCCACCACAATAAGAGAAAACCTGCTCTATGGAAGGCCTGATTCCACTGATGAAGATATGTTTGAGGCGGCAAGGCTTGCCAATGCCAGCCATTTTATAAGCAGGCTGCCTAAGGGTTATGATACCGTACTTACAGAAAGGGGGCTTAACCTCTCACAGGGTGAAAGGCAGCTTTTAGGTATAACAAGGGCGATCTTAAGGGATCCAAGAATACTTATACTTGATGAGGCGACAAGCAGTATAGACAGCCTTATTGAGGCCCATATACAGGAGGCACTTGCAACCCTCATGAAGGGGCGCACCTGTTTAACGATCGCCCACCGCCTTTCAACCATAAAGAATGCGGACAGGATTATAGTAATACATAACCGCAGGATTATTGAAGAGGGGACATATACAGAACTATTAGCAAAGAACGGCTTTTACGCGTACCTGTATACCATGCAGCAGAACCAGGATGATATTACTGAAGAGATGTTTAAATAGGGATTTTATTCATATTGCTTGACGGAATACCGATAACCTTTTAGAATGTACGTGTGTAAAATAGATTATGTACGTATTATCTGGAGGTTATCATGAAAACTGTAAGCCCAACAGAACTAAGAAGCAATATTTATAAGCTACTGGATGAGGTGCTAAATAGTGGCCTCCCTATCGAGATTAATAAGGGCGGTAAATTATTAAGAATAGTTCCTGTGGAAAAAGCCAATAAATTGGCTAATTTAACATCAAGGCCGGATGTAATAGTAGGAAACCCTGATGATCTTGTAGATATCAGTTGGGAAAAGGAGGTCAACCTTGATATACCTTGATACCCATATCGTGGTATGGCTTTTTGCCGGTCAGATTGAAAAGCTCAGTTCACGGGCAAATGTACTATTAAATGAGAACGAGATATTGATATCCCCTATAATACGTCTTGAACTGCAATACCTGCTTGAAATCAATCGAATAACTTCACCTGTCAATGATATTATTGCAGGTTTATCAAACAGTATTGGACTTAAAATCTGCGATAAAAATTTTAATAGTATCATCAAC is a window of Desulfatiglans sp. DNA encoding:
- a CDS encoding ABC transporter ATP-binding protein; amino-acid sequence: MIYLFKLLSYLKNYTRHMVISMLFLIMSVIFTMIQPKLIEWVIDQGIGAGVAKNIIYGAAGILITGLIGNAANLFSGFSLIKAGQGLSHEIRGDLFRKIVSFSFINFDKWRTGELMVRLNSDVNTVRMFIRMGLFMIVQSVVTIFSSILFMFITDVRLATIMSIIMGGTLVLSLVFVSIMRPLFMKMRVKLDELNNTLQENLAGAKVVRAFNRQVLEKDKFSVKNRDIFLITLKIGYLFATFMPFMLFLGNMSVTLILWIGGAEIIRNHLAAASGFTLGQLTAFNNYAMMSIFPLVMLGMVLNFISMASASAERIFKLMQELPGIDTPDAPFPADNIRGGIEFNGVSFGYGEGEDALIDINIRIAPGEKVGIIGGTGSGKSSLAGLIPRLYDPRHGEILIDGVDVKKYDPSELRKKIGIVLQDPVLFSGGIMENILYGRPDGDQVVAERAAGIAQAISFISEKGWDTGIGERGAGLSGGQRQRVAIARTIAADPKIIILDDVTSSLDLDTERKVTRGIYDELKGATVIIISQKIKTIKESDWIIVMDKGRITGKGTHEELLVSNDIYRKIAETQNEYIQ
- the amrS gene encoding AmmeMemoRadiSam system radical SAM enzyme; protein product: MKKLYTRKEFIRRACLCTGATLFFFDSTFSNGAEQGAKKAKSIRGTLFRGDAPDKPWKWSIEAKYYEKKGRDTICLLCPNRCYLKPGDRSVCRSRVNIGGKLYSLAYGNPCSIHVDPIEKKPLNHFHPGSSVFSIAATGCNLRCLNCQNWEISQKRPEDVTHGELFPKEVVASAKKKQAPSIAFTYSEAITYYEYMFDTARLARDAGIKSILVSNGYINDKPLIELAPFIDGANINLKSFDNNIYMVLNGGTLAPVLNTLKRLKENNVWFEITTLVVPTYIDDPDMIKRMCGWILKELGADYPLHFSRFFPNYRLNRLPPTPVSQLEEFRNLARKEGLHYVYLGNVPAHEGNNTYCHNCGKLLIERTGYTIGKIDITKGKCIHCGTLIPGRWSA
- a CDS encoding type II toxin-antitoxin system Phd/YefM family antitoxin — translated: MKTVSPTELRSNIYKLLDEVLNSGLPIEINKGGKLLRIVPVEKANKLANLTSRPDVIVGNPDDLVDISWEKEVNLDIP
- a CDS encoding ABC transporter ATP-binding protein, whose amino-acid sequence is MEEKTNIKKKRPPAAGPGPRPGVIESAKDVKGAFKRLIAYFGTQRFLLVISAIIIFVSVFLGVAGPAVLGRAITEYLERAPNLTLFLRQVIILIIIYAGAWITEAFTRIVLIRASNNIIFRMRQDAFNHIQGLSMSYFDMEDVGEIMSRLTNDIEAIEQGVNNVFSEGLRGLLSVIMTLAAMLMLNIRLTIVVVATVPVMAFVAATIGIRVRKAFRVNQQKIADLNSKVEESISGVKVIKTFGMEKREIEDFERVSIEARDAGTIAEMISHIFMPVMQLITTLILALLVGIGGYLVLKNSTVFSIGLLTSFIMYSRNFLWPIQQITAIYNVIQSALAGAERVFEILDTKPAIVEKPESVPFSEGDIVFKDVSFSYVEGKPVLEDINLTVPHGSAIAIVGPTGAGKTTLINLLGRFYDVKSGAITINNTDLRDMEIGSLRSSLGVVLQEPFFFATTIRENLLYGRPDSTDEDMFEAARLANASHFISRLPKGYDTVLTERGLNLSQGERQLLGITRAILRDPRILILDEATSSIDSLIEAHIQEALATLMKGRTCLTIAHRLSTIKNADRIIVIHNRRIIEEGTYTELLAKNGFYAYLYTMQQNQDDITEEMFK
- a CDS encoding type II toxin-antitoxin system VapC family toxin, with amino-acid sequence MIYLDTHIVVWLFAGQIEKLSSRANVLLNENEILISPIIRLELQYLLEINRITSPVNDIIAGLSNSIGLKICDKNFNSIINRSMTLNWTRDPFDRVIVANAAIDNNYLLTRDQTILKNYKKALC
- a CDS encoding PKD domain-containing protein; this translates as MYGWEWDFGDMSTSIEQNPIHTYVNKGRYTVNLTVTGSGENDIVTKTGYINVSAKGVLEWLPILLD